In Plasmodium falciparum 3D7 genome assembly, chromosome: 6, the genomic window TATAGTTCACATTAGCATAATGATCTATATGATTTTATTGGTTCTGTGTTTTTCATATTGGCTGTATTGTAATGGTTCATTTGGTTATTTACCTATAAAAAAtggtgatatatatatgtgatatttatatgtagattattttatatatataaatattatattgttataataatgGTTATTATATCCATACCTGCGATGgtgataataacaatataattaatgtaaaagaaaataataatatgttatagCAGTGaactttcatttttattgttattcgtatattattttatgattatacatataattaatttaaaatataataccttattttattttgtaaataaattaattatgcTTAAactaaaatttttatatagccttataatataatacacgaTTATTTTCcctttatgtaaatatatatttttttactggATCCATATttgcttttttatttaaaacacaaaaaaaaaaaaataaataattaattaattaaattttaaaaaaaaataatataataaaacatttcaatattatttataattttgaatttGTATTtctaatgaaatataatctTATGTCATATCataaattgtaataataattttttttcttttttactttttatttttttatttttatacatgttAATAACAAGTAAATGTGTAGTTACAATAAAAaacatgtttatatttactttttaaattatatgaaaatgtgTACAGTAATATTTGTAAAAGAtgtaaaatacatatattagaacttattataacatatatgcaGGTAATAAATATCCCAACAGAAACCTTGTAtcattactattatataaaaaaattaaatacaaacatattatatcataatatatgatataaaaaaaaaaatttaaataatagtaaaaaaaataattaaatttggttattttcataattttttttttttttgttctaatATTTGTTGTACGTTTACGTTTCTCTCTAATTTATCTATGTTATTACtaagattaatattattacttctattttgtacaaatatattacaaagtatttaaaaaatatatttattattaaaatacaaaatatatgtaaaaatatatatatatatatatatatatatatatatatttatttattattgttagaaaacaaaaaattaaataaaaatattaagaaaaagaGAAATTACACAAACTATTACATACTATAatgcatttttttctttagtgtttatgttattaaaatatatttttttcataatatatattaaatcacGTCATATACTATTTTACAATTTATCTTATattaattgtattattacttgttctaaaattataattctaaatatgttattttaataattatattataataattgctattataataaattacatattatattaaacaaGTAACacgatattatttatatactataaaaatacaaggaattgtttatttttgtattttatacgtaattagaatatttaaaaaaaaataataatggaaTACacatattacattatatgttatatttacatataacaTAGTAATGCATATTTTATAGTAAATTAGTTTGCAAAaccttataaataataataaatataatttaaataatcatCTTATACTTAATAAGCAATAATAAAATCCAATCATATATAAACTTAAGCAAGGAAATTTAAATGAGGTGTAActtaattttcctttttggTTCTCATGAGAAATATGCAAGGGGGGAataatacaattttttttttttttttactccTCAGTAactttatcatatttttgattaacatataaagaatgaaattatgacatataataatatatatatatatatatatatttatatatttacatattgtacaatataaaaataattaatttataaacaatctataatataatattttgacacaaatgtgtatgtatttcttattttatttcaaaaaaattattaatattaaataatataaatttttcaaaatatatatttcatatttatactactgtttttttaaataaaaatatatttacttaaaatgttattagtattcaaaaaaaatgacaatcataaataaaatatacacatgtTCATATAATAGATCTAATAAatgttaattattattttatatttcattaattaaaataaaaaaaaaacaattaagTTCTACTATATAACAAtgcttattttatattatttatttattatttgttctttggtttactataaaaatatattctccataccatttatattaatcataaataatatggataataattatctatTCATTGTAAATTTTAcactttaaaaattaaaaatattactttaattatatatgtatatatattatacgtagatataaatatatgtatatatataattataaaacaagcaaaaaaaaaaatatttcaacggaatcatatataaaacttataatatattaaaatttacaaCAAACTTAGAACAACTTAATTTCCATtttcctattttttttttttctttgctgttaatttgtttttttttaataaaattaaataattccaTATtctaacaaaaatatatatatatatatatttatgtatcaCTTTTATTTTCTGTTTTATCTTTACCCATCAATTTCCCTCTTGATGGCCACAACCACACAAGAAGACAAATAACAATTATAATgcttaataatattattcctACAAAACTACTGAATGCTATAAATGAAGGAACAGCtgaaaaataaattgaaaAATTCATAACAGAAAATGTTCCGAATTGCAAAATACCTGCTAAAATCAATTGCCCTAGTACAGCACCTGACAATGTACCTAAATATATTCCTAGACCCTTCCAAAAATTAGACCCTTTAAATATTATGCtatataatgaatttttaatttttgccATAGTACCAACTGAATTAATTGTTTCTATCtgtttaaatatttctttgttttcatttttcattaaatccttgacaaaattttcttttattttttgaaccATTTGATCGTCATTTATTTCGTTTTGATTTAATATTACATTCGAATTTATAtctttacatattatatttttttcttccatcTGTGTATTACTTGAAATATTCTCAACtcctttatcatttttatttttatttcgtaTTCTTTCATTCGTCATATTTcgttgtttatttatttcttcattatttaaattttttaacacattattattattattattgttgttgtttttttttttttttttatttattgatttaatACTCATAGGCTTTtgtctttctttttttcttccctCTTCAGTATTTTTgtcttttaataaaacacCAGATTTGTCTTTTTTCTCAAACGGTTCTTCAACCATATGTTGTAATAAGCATCTCTTACttgaaaaaaagtaaaaatgatatttacaacaatttatatgtttcttCCATTTTATATCACTATtctataatgaaaaaaggtacacagataatatattttttatcattattataaaatttttaagaaaaaaaaaaataaaacaaatatatatatatatatatatatatatatatatacatttatttgtatgtatttatgtataataactatattttatatatatttttttcttttttttttttttttttttttttactttataaATGATTAAATATAAGCATATTACAATTCCAACatctaatattattacatgaaaaaaattcataataaattattttttattattttaataacacttcatttaaaataaattaatagaacaaaaataaaatgattatgTAATCCATTagatttatcattatatccgttacataattataaataaaaaataaaataattaataatttattcttttacaaaaacataatactatatatttaacatactttttttttttttttttttttttttttttttttttctttatatatttcattttattaaactTTTTAACtttaatcatataataaaaaatatgtagctattttttttaggatcaagtaatattttttatttttttattattatttttctttatctttttcttttttttttaattaaaattattttacaaaaactaaaaaaaaatcccAATAAttcttacatatataataaaattttatgttatatatatatatatatatatatatataaagatatattagtacatggtattatatatttttgatgaattattctttttacctttttttattataaaaaaataattattatatataactataaatatatatatatatatatatatatatatatatatatatatatatatatatatatatatatatatatatgtatatatataatatatgtagtaTCATATATAAGTTCTTTAAGTATCTATCTCTAAGTGGcttattaaattattcatataaataaaatatatatatatatattagcttttataaatttataaaggcaaaaaaaaaaaaaaaaaaaatatggcatatataataaaagatatataatgtattttgtaatatagaaaataaacagtctaaaaaaaaaaaaaataaaatatttataataatacaataattaaaaaattcatttattataaaatatattattacattaaaGTTAAGATTttctaatattaaaaataatgatgtagattttataatatatataaatatatatttatttgtttgtttatttattttaaaatagtgatataatataaatatattataattttatatcatacaaacaataaaaataattgtacaagtttaaaaaaaattaaatcctttatccatttatataataatacaattcaATATAACGCActcttattttataaagaaaacatatatatttgtatattttttcttaacatatttatattttataaaatgatcACATtcatttatcattttatattaatttaaaggtattaatttataatatacataatgaaCTACTTTCTGTCACTTTTTAATGTATCCTTATTTTTTctcttaatatttaaatattcatacaaagtaataaataaataaataaataaataaatattgatatattagtattaatatatatttttttctttctttctcaGAATATAGTAAAAAAAGTTCTACAAGATAAATTTAACAAATccataataacaataaatataGCAAGTCGAATACTaacagaaaataataaaaaatggtataagaaatatatttatacatcaATATTTAGTGGAAATAAAAATCCACaaaaaagagaaagaaaaaatgaagaggAAAATCAAAAAGACAATACAAAAGtggataatgataataatatggaaaatgAGATGGAAAATCATATAGATGATTCTATAGACGACCCTATGGATGATCTTATGAATGATAAATGGGAACATCATAATTCATTGGAAGATAGAATAAAAGAATACTATACATTAACAGACCCATCAGATGGCgaagaaaataattcattttttaaaaaacttaaattaattatgaatatattagatGAAGTGCATTctgatttattaataaataatagtgTTACAGATGGAAGTATTTTTTCTCCCGAACTTGTACCTATAAGTGTTTTATCAACCATGACATTAGCCTGTCCACCTATAGGAACTGTCACTCTTCCTTATATTACTAACagaataaattttttgaataGATATGAAGGacaaaatatacacacagaacatgatttaaaaatatttaaatgaaatatatatatatatatatatatatatatatatatatatatatatatatatatatgtgtgtgtatatatatgtatacttttTTGTGTGaatttttaacatatatatatttatttatttattcatttgttTAGCTTATATATTCCTACGattaatatcatataaattaatgatataatGTAGTATCATTAAtccaattaaaaaaaattatttttttttttttatttttattttacatgatcataaaatattactTTCTCAAATATCATAGATTCTACTAAGGTTATTTTTATTGGGGCTCAtgttatatagatataaaatatttactattaattaatattgtATCTATttcgttattttttttttatagggattacatatattataattaattataatatgtgcATATcactaaatatattatatatatataatattttattaatataatatttgtttaaaaaatttataattgtataattaatttttcgaCATAACACTTTTACAGTCATatatcaataaaaaaaaattacatgaaataataaaatttgttCTAtcctataaataaaaataatatatatgtatatatgtgtaattgtcatttaaataaataaaagtaagaaagaaagaaagaaagaaattattttatatatttattatattatataattatatttaggTACAATTCATAGAATTAACCTAAACGTTACAACGTAATAATTTATCTACACGCATAATAaaggataaataaataaataaataaatatatatatatatatatatatatatatattatttattcaataacataatattatatcccaacatatatttatacaatttaataaataaatcagcaaatgttatattttatatgattttatgcaaattttatattttttttgtttttaatttatagctcgttatatatcttattagGACATGTACGTTTAATGTATTTTGGATCTTTGTTATgactaatataataaaaagttcatttttttgttaattatatatttacatgtaatacataattatatatatgtgtattattatttatattattatacatgcTATATATCTTTTACTATGTATA contains:
- a CDS encoding exported protein family 4 translates to MNFFHVIILDVGIVICLYLIIYKNSDIKWKKHINCCKYHFYFFSSKRCLLQHMVEEPFEKKDKSGVLLKDKNTEEGRKKERQKPMSIKSINKKKKKNNNNNNNNNVLKNLNNEEINKQRNMTNERIRNKNKNDKGVENISSNTQMEEKNIICKDINSNVILNQNEINDDQMVQKIKENFVKDLMKNENKEIFKQIETINSVGTMAKIKNSLYSIIFKGSNFWKGLGIYLGTLSGAVLGQLILAGILQFGTFSVMNFSIYFSAVPSFIAFSSFVGIILLSIIIVICLLVWLWPSRGKLMGKDKTENKSDT
- a CDS encoding exported protein family 3; protein product: MNYFLSLFNVSLFFLLIFKYSYKNIVKKVLQDKFNKSIITINIASRILTENNKKWYKKYIYTSIFSGNKNPQKRERKNEEENQKDNTKVDNDNNMENEMENHIDDSIDDPMDDLMNDKWEHHNSLEDRIKEYYTLTDPSDGEENNSFFKKLKLIMNILDEVHSDLLINNSVTDGSIFSPELVPISVLSTMTLACPPIGTVTLPYITNRINFLNRYEGQNIHTEHDLKIFK